From the Paenibacillus sp. R14(2021) genome, the window CCATGATCCAAGACGACAATGCGGTCCGCATTGCGAATCGTGGACAACCGGTGCGCGACGATAAACGATGTCCGTCCCTGCAGCAGCTTCTTGAGCGCCTCTTGAATTTTGAGCTCGGTTTCGGTATCGATGCTCGCCGTCGCTTCGTCAAGAATCAATACGCGCGGGTCGGCGAGGAGCGCCCGGGCAAACGAGAGCAGCTGACGCTGTCCCATTGACAGTATGTTGCCGCGTTCCTGAACCTCCGTATCGTAGCCGTCAGGCAGATTCATGATGAAATCATGCGCGTCCACCGCCGTTGCTGCTTTGACGATTTCGTCATCAGTGGCGTCAAGCCGCCCGAAACGGATATTTTCACGAATCGTACCGGAGAAAATGAACGTATCCTGGAGCACGACGCCGACCTGCGAACGCAAGCTTTCGATGCTCACGGTGCGGATATCCGTGCCGTCGATGCGTACAGCACCTTGAACAGGATCATAGAATCGGCATAGCAGGTTCATGATTGTACTCTTGCCGGAGCCGGTATGGCCCACGAGGGCAATGGTTTCCCCTGCCTGGACGTGCAGATCGATGCCCTTCAGCGCTGGACGCCCCTTCTCATACTCGAACACGATGGAATCAAAGGACACATCGCCTTGGATTCGAGGCAGCTCGCGTGCACCAAGCAGTTCCCCTACGGTAGGCTCCTCGTCGATGAATTCGAAGATTCGCTCCGACGATGCCATCGCGATCAACAGCTGCGCGTACATTTGACCAAGCCGATTGATCGGGTCCCAGAAGTTGCCCACGTAGTTGGCGAACCCGACGAGAATCCCTACCGTGATGGCTCCGACTTGAATAAGGTGGGAGCCGTACCAGAACAGAATAAGTGTCCCGACCGCCGAGGTGACTTCAATAATAGGTCCAAAGGCTTGGTTAAGCGCCGAAGCTTTGTTCCAGGCTTTAATATTGACTTTGTTAATGTTGGTGAAGAAGCTGAAATTTGCTTTCTCCTGTGCGTAAGACTGCGTCACCCGCATCCCTTGAATACTTTCGTTCAGATGCGCGTTGATCCGCGACTGCTTCATGCGCACGTCCTGCCAGGCAAAGCGGATCCGCCTGCGAAGCGCCGTGGAGACCACGAACATCAGCGGTACGGTAATCATTATCGCGATACCCAGCTTGAAATTCCAGATGAGCAGGATGATCACGATGCCGACCAGCTGCACGCAGTCCATCAGCAGGTTGACGACACCGTTCGTAAACAGGTCTTGAAGCGCATTGACGTCGTTCGTTACCCGCACAAGAACGGAACCCGCCGGGCGTTTATCAAAGAAGCGGAAGGACAGCTTCTGAATATGCCGGAACAAATCATGTCGTAAATCATGAATGACCTGCTGACCGATGACATTCGTAAATTTAATCCGGTACGTGTTAGCCGCCCATTGAATAATATAAAGCACGAACATCACTGCGGCATACATGTACAGCTTGCTTAGGCTTGGCGCACCGCCGTCCTTCGGCTGAATCGCTTCGTCGATCGCCATGATGAACAAAGCAGGTATCGCAAGCCGCGTCAGCGTACCCAGTACCATCATCACGATAATGACGGGCAGCAGCTGCTTGCGGTAAGGCTTCATGTAGGAGAACAAACGGTTGATCTGTGCCCAGTTAAACGGTTTCTCGATCGCGTCGTCATCCTTGTAGATGAATCTTTCGTCCGCGCCGCGGGGCTTCTTCACTTCTTGCTCGCTCAATTGACGACCCCTCTTTCCAATCTGGCTATCATCTCTTCTGCCGTCAGCGGACGATCCGCATATTGAATTTC encodes:
- a CDS encoding ABC transporter ATP-binding protein — encoded protein: MSEQEVKKPRGADERFIYKDDDAIEKPFNWAQINRLFSYMKPYRKQLLPVIIVMMVLGTLTRLAIPALFIMAIDEAIQPKDGGAPSLSKLYMYAAVMFVLYIIQWAANTYRIKFTNVIGQQVIHDLRHDLFRHIQKLSFRFFDKRPAGSVLVRVTNDVNALQDLFTNGVVNLLMDCVQLVGIVIILLIWNFKLGIAIMITVPLMFVVSTALRRRIRFAWQDVRMKQSRINAHLNESIQGMRVTQSYAQEKANFSFFTNINKVNIKAWNKASALNQAFGPIIEVTSAVGTLILFWYGSHLIQVGAITVGILVGFANYVGNFWDPINRLGQMYAQLLIAMASSERIFEFIDEEPTVGELLGARELPRIQGDVSFDSIVFEYEKGRPALKGIDLHVQAGETIALVGHTGSGKSTIMNLLCRFYDPVQGAVRIDGTDIRTVSIESLRSQVGVVLQDTFIFSGTIRENIRFGRLDATDDEIVKAATAVDAHDFIMNLPDGYDTEVQERGNILSMGQRQLLSFARALLADPRVLILDEATASIDTETELKIQEALKKLLQGRTSFIVAHRLSTIRNADRIVVLDHGQIVEQGSHDELIRRKGTYNGLIEAQYRFLSA